One window from the genome of Catenulispora sp. MAP5-51 encodes:
- a CDS encoding acyl-CoA dehydrogenase family protein, producing MDLSLTDEHEAIRALAADFADRELIPHAAEWDRAEAVDRSVVKRLGDLGFLGMTIPEEYGGSEGDHLSYCLVMEELGRGDTAVRGIVSVSLGLVTKPLLAYGTEEQKRKWIPRLTAGDALGCFGLTEPGNGSDAGHLKTKAVRDDQSGDWLLSGSKLFITNGTWADVALVFARTGDKDGRPDDGPRGITAFLVATDTPGFQAREIKGKLGLRGQATAELILDEVRVPDAARLGDVGQGFKIAMSTLDKGRMSVAAGCVGLIQACLDASVGYAAERDQFGKPIANYQLVQEMLADISVDLDAGRLLVWRVADLIERGLPYATAASTAKLFCSEAAVRAANNAIQVFGGYGYIDEYPVGKYLRDARVLTLYEGTSQIQKLLLGRALTGVSAF from the coding sequence ATGGACCTGTCCCTCACCGACGAGCACGAGGCGATCCGCGCGCTGGCCGCCGATTTCGCCGACCGCGAGCTCATTCCGCACGCCGCGGAGTGGGACCGGGCCGAGGCGGTGGACCGGTCCGTCGTGAAGCGGCTCGGGGACCTGGGTTTCCTGGGGATGACCATTCCCGAGGAGTACGGCGGGTCCGAGGGCGACCATCTCTCGTACTGCCTGGTCATGGAGGAGCTCGGGCGCGGGGACACCGCTGTGCGGGGCATCGTCTCGGTCTCGCTCGGCCTGGTCACCAAGCCGCTGCTGGCCTATGGGACCGAGGAGCAGAAGCGGAAGTGGATCCCGCGGCTCACCGCCGGTGACGCGCTCGGCTGCTTCGGGCTCACCGAGCCCGGCAACGGCTCCGATGCCGGCCACCTGAAGACCAAGGCGGTGCGCGACGACCAGTCCGGCGACTGGCTGCTCAGCGGCTCGAAGCTCTTCATCACCAACGGCACCTGGGCCGACGTCGCCCTCGTCTTCGCCCGCACCGGTGACAAGGACGGCCGGCCCGACGACGGCCCGCGCGGCATCACCGCCTTCCTCGTCGCCACCGACACCCCCGGCTTCCAGGCCCGCGAGATCAAGGGCAAGCTGGGCTTGCGCGGGCAGGCCACCGCCGAGCTGATCCTGGACGAGGTCCGGGTGCCGGACGCGGCCCGCCTCGGGGACGTCGGCCAGGGCTTCAAGATCGCGATGTCCACGCTCGACAAGGGCCGCATGTCGGTGGCCGCCGGCTGCGTCGGCCTGATCCAGGCCTGCCTGGACGCCTCCGTCGGCTACGCCGCCGAGCGCGACCAGTTCGGCAAGCCGATCGCGAACTACCAGCTCGTGCAGGAGATGCTCGCCGACATCTCCGTCGACCTGGACGCCGGCCGGCTGCTGGTCTGGCGCGTCGCCGACCTCATCGAACGCGGCCTGCCCTACGCCACCGCCGCCTCCACCGCCAAGCTCTTCTGTTCCGAGGCCGCGGTGCGCGCCGCCAACAACGCCATCCAGGTCTTCGGCGGCTACGGCTACATCGACGAGTACCCCGTGGGCAAGTACCTGCGCGACGCCAGGGTCCTGACCCTGTACGAAGGCACCTCCCAGATCCAGAAGCTGCTGCTGGGGCGGGCCCTGACCGGGGTCAGCGCCTTCTGA
- a CDS encoding NlpC/P60 family protein, whose protein sequence is MVTSPKEAAHRAPKKYVPVSRTAMTVTLATAAAGSVALLPTAEADPNANINDVKAQVDKLHQEAEQASEAYNEANTSLSDLQHKVDQLQARITAEQSSLNSARSALGGLAAAQYESAGVDSTLQLMLTQSPDQYLQQATAMAQVTDGKKATMASAAEIQRQLNQDKASASDQLAMLAKTRTVMAQQKSDIDTKEQQAQNLLDQLTASQRQQYNRMVATSNSSSSGVSQSVINNLPVPSDPRAAIAVAFAKAQVGKPYIWAAAGPNAYDCSGLTMAAWGKAGVGMAHGSRDQYAAFPKVSESQLEPGDLVLFYSDMHHIGIYVGNGMVVHAGSPSSGVQYIPMNEMPATGFVRP, encoded by the coding sequence ATGGTGACGTCGCCCAAGGAAGCGGCCCATCGCGCGCCGAAGAAGTACGTTCCGGTTTCCCGGACGGCGATGACGGTGACGCTGGCGACGGCGGCCGCGGGATCGGTGGCTCTGCTGCCGACCGCAGAGGCTGACCCGAATGCGAACATCAACGACGTGAAGGCTCAGGTGGACAAGCTCCACCAGGAAGCCGAGCAGGCGTCGGAGGCCTACAACGAGGCCAACACGAGCCTGTCGGATCTGCAGCACAAGGTGGACCAGCTGCAGGCCCGCATCACCGCCGAGCAGAGCTCGCTGAACTCCGCCCGCAGCGCGCTGGGCGGCCTGGCCGCCGCGCAGTACGAGTCGGCCGGCGTGGACAGCACTCTGCAGCTGATGCTCACGCAGTCTCCTGACCAGTACCTGCAGCAGGCCACGGCCATGGCCCAGGTGACCGACGGCAAGAAGGCCACCATGGCCAGCGCCGCGGAGATCCAGCGCCAGCTGAACCAGGACAAGGCCAGCGCCAGCGACCAGCTGGCGATGCTGGCCAAGACCCGGACCGTGATGGCGCAGCAGAAGTCGGACATCGACACCAAGGAGCAGCAGGCGCAGAACCTGCTGGACCAGCTCACCGCCTCCCAGCGCCAGCAGTACAACCGGATGGTCGCCACCAGCAACAGCTCCAGCAGCGGCGTCTCCCAGTCGGTCATCAACAACCTGCCGGTCCCGAGCGACCCGCGCGCGGCGATAGCCGTGGCGTTCGCCAAGGCACAGGTGGGCAAGCCCTACATCTGGGCGGCCGCCGGCCCGAACGCCTATGACTGCTCCGGTCTGACGATGGCCGCCTGGGGCAAGGCCGGCGTGGGGATGGCGCACGGCTCGCGCGACCAGTACGCCGCGTTCCCGAAGGTCTCGGAGTCCCAGCTGGAGCCGGGCGACCTCGTCCTGTTCTACTCCGACATGCACCACATCGGCATATACGTCGGCAACGGCATGGTGGTCCACGCCGGCAGCCCCAGCTCCGGTGTGCAGTACATCCCGATGAACGAGATGCCCGCCACGGGCTTCGTGCGTCCGTAA
- a CDS encoding peptidase M6, with the protein MRTLYRRPGSRRAVRLTGLACAVALLAALVPMVGAGPVRADHRVDRDPSSRCALPNPDGWTSEGRATDYNQFQRPQGTLKAAMLFVDFPDEPAVESTDYYSRFLAPAHDLMTQFSAGAVNLSITPVKHWLRMPQDSASYAFQRGISWPQQALYVKQAGELAAPYVDLSKFDMIYIVPPKNATAITFSPAYVFDPKQPNLVVDGKEMKWGVTLGQDMYVWGPKVLIHETSHTFGLPDLYSFTDPDVHHWVGGFDVMGNINGDAPHHFGWEDWQIGWLADSQVACLDSPGSFSVRLKQVESLGGTKIAVVRTGDTTAYVAESRRPYGVDKGICKSGVVIYQVDSSTVSGSGPVRVQNSSPDAPLTKACGEAVDWGAYEPGQSFRDSAAGVTITVNASSSTGDVVTVTKS; encoded by the coding sequence ATGCGCACGCTCTACCGCCGGCCCGGTTCCCGGCGAGCGGTCCGCCTGACCGGTCTGGCCTGTGCGGTGGCGCTGTTAGCCGCGCTGGTCCCGATGGTCGGCGCCGGACCGGTCCGGGCCGATCATCGGGTCGACCGTGATCCGAGCAGCCGGTGCGCTCTGCCGAACCCGGACGGCTGGACCAGCGAGGGCCGGGCCACCGACTACAACCAGTTCCAGCGGCCGCAGGGCACGTTGAAGGCCGCGATGCTGTTCGTCGACTTCCCCGACGAGCCCGCCGTGGAATCCACCGACTACTACTCCAGGTTCCTGGCTCCGGCGCACGACCTGATGACGCAGTTCTCCGCGGGCGCGGTGAACCTGAGCATCACCCCGGTGAAGCACTGGCTGCGGATGCCGCAGGACTCGGCGTCGTACGCCTTCCAACGCGGGATCAGCTGGCCGCAGCAGGCGCTGTACGTGAAGCAGGCCGGGGAGTTGGCGGCGCCGTACGTGGACCTGTCGAAGTTCGACATGATCTACATCGTGCCGCCGAAGAACGCCACGGCCATCACCTTCTCCCCCGCCTACGTCTTCGACCCGAAGCAGCCGAACCTGGTCGTCGACGGCAAGGAGATGAAGTGGGGCGTCACCCTCGGGCAGGACATGTACGTCTGGGGACCCAAGGTGCTGATCCACGAGACCTCGCACACCTTCGGGCTCCCTGACCTGTACTCGTTCACGGACCCGGACGTCCACCACTGGGTCGGCGGGTTCGACGTCATGGGGAACATCAACGGCGACGCGCCGCACCACTTCGGGTGGGAGGACTGGCAGATCGGGTGGCTGGCCGACTCGCAGGTGGCGTGCCTTGATTCGCCCGGGTCGTTCTCGGTGCGGCTGAAGCAGGTGGAGTCGCTGGGCGGGACGAAGATCGCGGTGGTCCGGACCGGGGACACGACGGCGTACGTCGCGGAGTCACGCCGGCCCTACGGCGTCGACAAGGGGATCTGCAAGAGCGGGGTCGTGATCTACCAGGTGGACTCCTCGACCGTCAGCGGCAGCGGACCGGTCCGGGTCCAGAACTCCTCGCCGGACGCGCCGTTGACGAAGGCCTGCGGCGAGGCGGTGGACTGGGGCGCCTACGAGCCCGGGCAGTCGTTCCGCGACTCGGCCGCCGGGGTGACGATCACGGTGAACGCCTCGTCCTCGACCGGGGACGTGGTGACCGTCACCAAATCTTGA
- a CDS encoding LysR family transcriptional regulator, with amino-acid sequence MLNTHRLRILAEIHRSGSIAGAARELRLSPSAVSHQLSQLEKEAGVSLVERGAQSLRLTAAGRRLSLRGQEILALLDAAEKDLMAHSRADTGHLCIGYFASAGRRLVPQALSRFAHRYPAVELDLVEGQPHELAPAVQQGEIDVLVMFEHALDPWSPPEGVEVRELFNDPQLLVVPTGHPAGRRGQVRLDELAGEQWITSFGTGSPVLSVLERACALEGFVPNIRCRSDHYEVITGLVRAGLGIALIPSLGISDTSGVETTRISGPRLYRKIGVASRPTNPNPVLASFLAYLASTAANLRAAH; translated from the coding sequence ATGCTCAACACGCACCGCCTGCGCATCCTGGCCGAGATCCACCGGTCCGGGAGCATCGCGGGGGCGGCGCGCGAGCTGCGGCTTTCCCCGTCGGCGGTGTCGCACCAGCTCTCGCAGCTGGAGAAGGAGGCCGGGGTCAGCCTGGTCGAGCGGGGGGCGCAGAGCCTGCGGCTCACCGCCGCCGGCCGCCGCCTGTCGCTGCGCGGCCAGGAGATCCTGGCCCTGCTCGACGCGGCCGAGAAGGACCTGATGGCGCACTCCCGCGCCGACACCGGCCATCTGTGCATCGGCTACTTCGCCTCGGCGGGCCGCCGCCTGGTGCCGCAGGCGCTGTCCCGGTTCGCGCACCGCTACCCGGCCGTCGAGCTGGACCTGGTCGAGGGGCAGCCGCACGAGCTGGCCCCGGCCGTGCAGCAGGGCGAGATCGACGTCCTGGTGATGTTCGAACACGCGCTGGACCCGTGGAGCCCGCCGGAGGGCGTCGAGGTCCGCGAGCTGTTCAACGACCCGCAGCTGCTGGTCGTCCCCACCGGCCACCCGGCCGGCCGCCGCGGCCAGGTCCGGCTGGACGAGCTCGCCGGTGAGCAGTGGATCACCAGCTTCGGCACCGGCTCACCGGTCCTGTCGGTGCTGGAACGGGCCTGCGCCCTGGAGGGCTTCGTCCCCAACATCCGCTGCCGCAGCGACCACTACGAGGTCATCACCGGCCTGGTGCGCGCCGGGCTCGGCATAGCCCTGATCCCGAGTCTGGGCATCAGCGACACCAGCGGGGTCGAGACCACGCGCATCTCCGGCCCGCGGCTGTACCGCAAGATAGGCGTCGCCTCCCGTCCCACGAACCCGAACCCGGTCCTGGCCTCGTTCCTGGCGTATCTGGCGTCCACGGCGGCGAACCTGCGCGCCGCGCACTGA
- a CDS encoding SigE family RNA polymerase sigma factor translates to MAHDTTERMRGFEDFVAARSQSLMRTAFLLVGTREGAEDLVQSALEKTFPRWSRVRRMDTPEAYVRRIVVNNAHAAWRTAQRLPTVTLPTGPDGSPLAQTRAAGDHAEDVTLRDSLLRALDELPHGMRTIVVLRYWEELSVQEVAELQRCSVGNVKSQAARGLERLRELMTADARSEG, encoded by the coding sequence GTGGCCCACGACACGACCGAACGGATGCGAGGCTTCGAGGACTTCGTCGCCGCGCGTTCCCAATCCCTGATGCGCACGGCCTTTCTTCTGGTCGGCACCAGGGAGGGCGCCGAGGACCTGGTCCAGTCGGCGCTGGAGAAGACCTTCCCGCGCTGGTCGCGGGTACGCCGCATGGACACGCCGGAGGCGTACGTCCGGCGGATCGTCGTCAACAACGCGCACGCCGCCTGGCGCACGGCCCAACGGCTGCCGACGGTGACCCTGCCGACCGGCCCCGACGGCTCCCCGCTGGCGCAGACCCGCGCCGCGGGCGACCACGCGGAGGACGTCACCCTGCGCGACAGCCTGCTGCGGGCCCTCGACGAGCTGCCGCACGGGATGCGCACGATCGTCGTGCTCCGCTACTGGGAGGAGCTGAGCGTGCAGGAGGTGGCGGAGCTGCAACGGTGCTCGGTCGGGAACGTCAAATCCCAGGCCGCGCGCGGACTGGAGCGTCTTCGAGAACTGATGACCGCGGATGCGAGGAGCGAGGGATGA
- a CDS encoding GNAT family N-acetyltransferase, producing the protein MFALPLTDAAELRPLEVWQAEEFFAHIERAREQVDRWIGFAAVSSDLSGARATLQRYADKQAADTGRLFGIWDRGTLVGGCMYPKFDAANGTCEIGVWTEPAGQGRGLVTAAVRLLLDHALIERGLVRAEWHCDPRNARSWAVAERVGMTLEGTLRSAYPYNGERQDMQIWAVLRDEWIGIRETGTGK; encoded by the coding sequence GTGTTCGCATTACCGCTGACCGACGCCGCCGAGCTGCGCCCCCTGGAGGTGTGGCAGGCCGAGGAGTTCTTCGCGCACATCGAGCGCGCCCGCGAGCAGGTGGACCGCTGGATCGGCTTCGCCGCCGTCTCCTCCGACCTGTCCGGCGCCCGCGCGACGCTCCAGCGCTACGCCGACAAGCAGGCCGCCGACACCGGCCGCCTGTTCGGCATCTGGGACCGCGGCACCCTGGTCGGCGGCTGCATGTACCCGAAGTTCGACGCCGCGAACGGCACCTGCGAGATCGGCGTCTGGACCGAGCCGGCCGGGCAGGGCCGCGGCCTGGTCACCGCCGCCGTCCGGCTGCTGCTCGACCACGCTCTCATCGAGCGCGGCCTGGTCCGCGCCGAATGGCACTGCGATCCACGCAACGCACGCAGCTGGGCGGTCGCCGAGCGGGTGGGGATGACGCTTGAGGGGACCCTGCGGTCGGCCTACCCGTACAACGGGGAGCGGCAGGACATGCAGATCTGGGCGGTCCTGCGGGACGAGTGGATCGGCATCCGCGAGACGGGCACAGGGAAGTAG
- a CDS encoding ABC transporter ATP-binding protein: protein MALPSADPLDHHYRGEHPIRTLAYLFREDRGRLALGVLAYFVKHSPTFLLPLVTADVIDIVVKHRPISGLWIDSGILLLLLLFNLPGHLLYVRCFSHSIRRMGVRLRSALVWRLQHLTIGYHSRVSAGVLQAKVIRDVEAIEQAAQQTSDTGIGALVTMVGATVIIAFRAPIWLPVFAGLVPVTVVLAMALRKPMKQDNESFRAEVEQLSSRVVEMTHLIPITRAHGLERDAYRRVDGTLRRVLAAGLRLDLVNGTFGAMAWIALNFMGVACLTGAAWAAYTGALGTSPGDVVMLSAFFTTLVGSVTALMNLTPVITRGLASVRSVGEVLQAPDIEENEGRELVESVRGEFRFEGTRFEYPDADRPSVADFDLVVAPGQTVAFVGASGAGKSTVLNLVIGFIRPTGGRILLDGRDMAGLDLRTYRKHLSIVPQETTLFDGTIRDNVLYGLTGVDDDELRTALRDANALEFVERLPDGLDTRVGEKGARLSGGQKQRLAIARALVRDPRVLILDEATSALDTQSERLIQEALGRLVSGRTTFVVAHRLSTVRNADQIVVMEGGRIVETGTHDELVARDGAYAALHGVRAS from the coding sequence ATGGCTTTGCCATCCGCCGATCCCCTCGACCACCACTACCGCGGCGAGCACCCGATCCGCACGCTCGCCTACCTCTTCCGGGAGGACCGGGGCCGCCTGGCCCTGGGTGTGCTCGCCTATTTCGTCAAGCACAGCCCCACTTTCCTGCTTCCCCTGGTGACCGCGGACGTCATCGACATCGTGGTGAAGCACCGCCCGATATCCGGCCTCTGGATCGATTCGGGCATTCTCCTCCTACTGCTCCTGTTCAACCTTCCCGGACATCTGTTGTACGTCCGCTGTTTCAGCCACTCCATCCGGCGCATGGGCGTCCGGCTGCGGTCGGCTCTGGTCTGGCGGCTGCAGCACCTCACGATCGGCTATCACTCGCGGGTCAGCGCCGGGGTGCTGCAGGCCAAGGTGATCCGGGACGTCGAGGCCATCGAGCAGGCCGCGCAGCAGACCTCCGACACCGGCATCGGCGCGCTGGTGACGATGGTCGGCGCGACGGTCATCATCGCCTTCCGGGCTCCGATCTGGCTGCCGGTGTTCGCCGGCCTGGTGCCGGTCACGGTCGTGCTGGCGATGGCGCTGCGCAAACCGATGAAGCAGGACAATGAGTCTTTCCGGGCGGAAGTGGAGCAATTGTCCTCCCGGGTCGTGGAGATGACCCATCTGATCCCGATCACCCGGGCGCACGGCCTGGAGCGGGACGCCTACCGCCGGGTCGACGGCACGCTGCGCCGCGTGCTGGCCGCCGGGCTGCGCCTGGACCTCGTCAACGGCACGTTCGGCGCGATGGCCTGGATCGCCCTGAACTTCATGGGCGTGGCCTGCCTGACCGGGGCGGCGTGGGCGGCGTACACCGGGGCGCTGGGCACCTCGCCCGGCGACGTGGTGATGCTCAGCGCGTTCTTCACCACGCTGGTCGGCTCGGTGACCGCGCTGATGAACCTGACGCCGGTCATCACCCGCGGCCTGGCCTCGGTGCGCTCGGTCGGCGAGGTCCTGCAGGCCCCGGACATCGAGGAGAACGAGGGCCGCGAGCTCGTGGAGTCGGTCCGCGGCGAGTTCCGCTTCGAGGGCACCCGCTTCGAGTACCCCGACGCCGACCGCCCCTCGGTCGCCGACTTCGACCTGGTGGTCGCCCCCGGCCAGACGGTCGCCTTCGTCGGCGCCTCCGGAGCCGGCAAGTCCACGGTGCTGAACCTGGTCATCGGCTTCATCCGGCCGACCGGCGGCCGCATCCTGCTCGACGGCCGCGACATGGCCGGCCTGGACCTGCGGACGTACCGCAAGCACCTGTCGATCGTGCCGCAGGAGACGACGCTGTTCGACGGGACGATCCGGGACAACGTCCTCTACGGCCTGACCGGCGTGGACGACGACGAACTGCGCACGGCGCTGCGCGACGCCAACGCCCTGGAGTTCGTCGAGCGCCTGCCCGACGGCCTGGACACCCGCGTCGGAGAGAAGGGCGCCCGGCTGTCCGGCGGGCAGAAGCAGCGCCTGGCGATCGCCCGCGCGCTGGTCCGCGACCCCAGGGTGCTGATCCTGGACGAGGCCACCTCGGCGCTGGACACGCAGTCCGAGCGGCTGATCCAGGAGGCCCTGGGCCGGCTGGTCAGCGGGCGCACCACGTTCGTCGTGGCGCACCGGCTGTCCACGGTGCGCAACGCCGACCAGATCGTGGTGATGGAGGGCGGACGGATCGTGGAGACCGGGACGCACGACGAACTGGTGGCGCGGGACGGGGCTTATGCCGCGCTGCACGGGGTGCGGGCTTCTTAG
- a CDS encoding long-chain fatty acid--CoA ligase, with the protein MTSLSLASVLAEPAWRRPDRTALVEGDRRYTFAELWGQVLHQAGALVEQGVRPGDKVALMCPNTAEFPRAYYAILAAGGVVVPVHLLLTAGEAETVLRDSGATVVIAHAMCAQTAAEAAAKTGALVLTAGPGGRLEELTEQATPLPTFLTRRPEDPAVIFYTSGTTGTPKGAVLSHLNLVMNATTDAYDARDEVRRDDVVLASLPLFHTFGQTVSMNATWRLGATVVLLPRFDPDAAIALMVKEQVTTFHGVPTMYVTLIEAAARAERMPTLRRCVSGGASLPVPVLERFEAAFGAKVLEGYGLSETSPVASVNQLSIGTRAGTVGHPLWGVDVEIADADVLDAVKLLPRGELGEIVIRGHNVFTGYLGRPEATAAAVVDGWFRTGDLGRRDDDGFISIVDRTKDLIIRGGFNVYPREVEDALLRMPGLTEVAVIGVPDDVHGEEIVAVVVAGEGVPSAEEILAYGDEHLGRHKYPRRVEFVDALPLGPSHKVLKRELRERFGTAAGSGTADGSETAADSGTATG; encoded by the coding sequence ATGACCTCCCTATCGCTGGCCAGCGTCCTCGCCGAACCGGCCTGGCGCCGGCCCGACCGGACCGCGCTGGTCGAGGGCGACCGCCGCTACACCTTCGCCGAGCTGTGGGGCCAGGTGCTCCACCAGGCCGGCGCGCTCGTCGAGCAGGGCGTCCGGCCCGGCGACAAGGTCGCCCTGATGTGCCCGAACACCGCCGAGTTCCCGCGCGCCTACTACGCGATCCTCGCCGCCGGCGGCGTCGTGGTCCCCGTGCACCTGCTGCTCACCGCCGGCGAAGCCGAGACCGTGCTGCGCGACAGCGGCGCCACTGTCGTCATCGCGCACGCCATGTGTGCCCAGACCGCGGCCGAGGCCGCCGCGAAGACCGGCGCGCTGGTGCTCACCGCGGGACCCGGCGGCCGTCTGGAGGAGCTCACCGAGCAGGCCACGCCCCTGCCGACCTTCCTCACCCGGCGGCCCGAGGACCCGGCGGTGATCTTCTACACGTCCGGCACCACCGGCACGCCCAAGGGTGCCGTCCTGTCCCACCTCAACCTGGTGATGAACGCGACCACCGACGCCTACGACGCCCGCGACGAGGTCCGCCGCGACGACGTCGTCCTGGCCTCGCTGCCGCTGTTCCACACCTTCGGCCAGACCGTCAGCATGAACGCCACCTGGCGCCTGGGGGCCACGGTCGTCCTGCTGCCCCGTTTCGACCCCGACGCCGCCATCGCGCTCATGGTCAAGGAGCAGGTCACCACCTTCCACGGCGTCCCGACGATGTACGTCACGCTCATCGAGGCGGCGGCGCGGGCCGAGCGGATGCCGACGCTGCGCCGCTGCGTCTCCGGCGGCGCCTCGCTCCCGGTGCCGGTGCTGGAGCGCTTCGAGGCGGCGTTCGGCGCGAAGGTGCTGGAGGGCTACGGCCTGTCCGAGACCTCGCCGGTGGCCTCGGTGAACCAGCTCTCGATCGGCACCCGCGCCGGGACCGTCGGCCATCCGCTGTGGGGCGTGGACGTGGAGATCGCCGACGCGGACGTCCTGGACGCCGTCAAGCTGCTGCCGCGCGGGGAGCTCGGCGAGATCGTGATCCGCGGCCACAACGTCTTCACCGGCTACCTGGGCCGCCCCGAGGCCACCGCGGCCGCGGTCGTGGACGGCTGGTTCCGCACCGGCGACCTGGGACGCCGCGACGACGACGGCTTCATCTCGATCGTCGACCGCACCAAGGACCTGATCATCCGCGGCGGGTTCAACGTCTACCCGCGGGAGGTCGAGGACGCGCTGCTGCGCATGCCGGGCCTCACCGAGGTCGCGGTCATCGGCGTGCCCGACGACGTCCACGGGGAGGAGATCGTGGCCGTCGTGGTGGCGGGGGAGGGCGTGCCCTCGGCCGAGGAGATCCTCGCCTACGGCGACGAGCACCTGGGGCGGCACAAGTATCCGCGCCGGGTCGAGTTCGTGGACGCGCTGCCGCTGGGCCCCAGCCACAAGGTGCTCAAGCGGGAGCTGCGCGAGCGTTTCGGGACGGCCGCGGGCTCAGGGACGGCTGACGGCTCCGAGACGGCTGCGGACTCAGGGACGGCTACGGGCTGA
- a CDS encoding calcium:proton antiporter, translating to MSTSAEQRLPAWAVWSNVLPVLAIVLLAFTWGRDMPSWVVAIIAVFLFGAVLAAVHHAEVVAHRVGEPFGSLVLAVAVTVIEVALIITMMSAKGAKGAGLARDTVFAAVMITCNGIAGLCLLLGALKRGLALFNADGTSTVFGAIITLAGLTLVLPTFTTSQPGPEFNDTQLSFAALASIAVYGLFISALTVRHRPDYLPVDSEDEDGAAAGAKAAAAAAAHARSQAESEDDFDLADYDGEDYGGEPPTDRQALNSLILLLLALVAVVGLGKGVSPTIERGVDRAGLPASVVGVVIALMVLLPESIAAVRAAQRDEVQTSLNLALGSAMASIGLTIPAIAVATIWLSTPLLLGLDASHMVLLAMTVAVGTLTFVRGRATLVQGGAHLVLCAGYLILAVSP from the coding sequence ATGAGCACCTCAGCCGAGCAGCGCCTGCCCGCGTGGGCCGTGTGGTCCAACGTCCTCCCGGTGCTGGCCATCGTGCTGCTGGCGTTCACGTGGGGGCGCGACATGCCGTCGTGGGTGGTCGCGATCATCGCGGTGTTCCTGTTCGGCGCGGTCCTGGCCGCGGTGCACCACGCGGAGGTGGTCGCGCACCGGGTCGGCGAGCCGTTCGGATCGCTGGTGCTGGCGGTCGCGGTGACCGTCATCGAGGTGGCGCTGATCATCACCATGATGTCGGCGAAGGGGGCCAAGGGTGCCGGGCTCGCCCGGGACACGGTGTTCGCGGCCGTGATGATCACCTGCAACGGCATCGCCGGCCTGTGCCTGCTGCTGGGGGCCTTGAAGCGAGGGCTGGCGCTGTTCAACGCCGACGGGACCTCGACCGTGTTCGGGGCGATCATCACGCTGGCCGGGCTGACCCTGGTCCTGCCGACCTTCACCACCTCGCAGCCCGGGCCGGAGTTCAACGACACCCAGCTGAGCTTCGCCGCGCTGGCCTCGATCGCGGTGTACGGGCTGTTCATCAGCGCGCTCACGGTGCGCCACCGGCCCGACTACCTGCCGGTCGACAGCGAGGACGAGGACGGCGCGGCCGCCGGCGCCAAAGCCGCGGCCGCGGCCGCGGCCCATGCCCGCAGCCAGGCCGAGAGCGAGGACGACTTCGATCTGGCCGACTACGACGGAGAGGACTACGGCGGCGAGCCCCCGACCGACCGCCAAGCCCTGAACAGCCTGATCCTGCTCCTGCTGGCCCTGGTCGCGGTGGTCGGCCTGGGCAAGGGCGTCTCGCCGACGATCGAGCGCGGCGTGGACCGCGCGGGGCTGCCGGCCTCGGTGGTCGGCGTCGTGATCGCGCTGATGGTGCTGCTGCCGGAGTCGATCGCGGCGGTCCGGGCGGCGCAGCGGGACGAGGTGCAGACCAGCCTGAACCTGGCGCTGGGATCGGCGATGGCCAGCATCGGGCTGACCATCCCGGCCATCGCCGTGGCCACCATCTGGCTGTCCACGCCCCTGCTCCTGGGCCTGGACGCCAGCCACATGGTGCTGCTGGCGATGACCGTCGCCGTCGGCACGCTGACCTTCGTCCGCGGCCGGGCGACGCTGGTCCAGGGCGGGGCGCACCTGGTGCTGTGCGCCGGGTACCTGATCCTCGCGGTCAGCCCGTAG